One stretch of Zingiber officinale cultivar Zhangliang chromosome 6B, Zo_v1.1, whole genome shotgun sequence DNA includes these proteins:
- the LOC121990643 gene encoding enoyl-CoA delta isomerase 1, peroxisomal-like encodes MEFRGEMCTLEKRGRVYLLTLTGADEHRLNPTLLDAVRSALARVRSEAASSDGGAALVIAAEGKFFSNGFDLAWARASPSLHPGLMTAALRRTLADLLSLPMPTVAAVTGHVSAAGCFLALSHDYVVMRADRGFLYMSEVDIGLPIVESFMALMRAKIPDPRTRRDVLLRGKKVTAVEAEARGIVDRAVVGAREAVEAAIAMGEELAARNWDGEAYASIRKGLFKDVCRGLGLKEASDEEEEAAASAAAAKLPSSKL; translated from the coding sequence ATGGAGTTTAGGGGGGAGATGTGTACTCTGGAGAAGCGCGGCCGCGTCTACCTCCTCACGCTCACcggcgccgacgagcaccgcctcAACCCCACGCTCCTCGACGCCGTCCGCTCTGCCCTTGCGCGCGTCCGCTCCGAAGCGGCCTCTTCGGACGGCGGCGCCGCCCTCGTCATCGCTGCCGAGGGCAAATTTTTCTCCAACGGCTTCGACCTCGCCTGGGCCCGGGCCTCCCCCTCCCTCCACCCCGGCCTCATGACCGCCGCACTCCGCCGCACCCTCGCCGACCTCCTCTCCCTCCCGATGCCCACCGTCGCCGCCGTCACCGGCCACGTCTCCGCGGCCGGGTGCTTCCTGGCGCTGAGCCACGACTACGTGGTCATGAGGGCCGACCGGGGGTTCTTATACATGAGCGAGGTCGATATCGGGCTGCCGATCGTGGAGAGCTTTATGGCACTGATGAGGGCTAAGATCCCTGATCCGAGGACGCGGCGGGACGTGCTGCTGCGGGGAAAGAAAGTGACGGCAGTAGAGGCGGAGGCGAGGGGGATCGTCGATCGGGCGGTGGTGGGGGCGAGGGAGGCGGTGGAGGCCGCTATAGCCATGGGCGAAGAGCTGGCGGCGAGGAATTGGGATGGCGAGGCCTACGCTTCCATCAGGAAAGGGCTTTTCAAGGACGTCTGCAGAGGATTAGGATTGAAGGAGGCGTCGGACGAGGAGGAGGAAGCGGCGGCGTCGGCGGCAGCGGCGAAGCTACCATCGTCGAAGCTGTGA